DNA from Alkalispirochaeta americana:
TCTGAACGGGCTGTTCCCCGGCAGGATCTGCGGGTCGAGGCGACAGGCTCATCTCTGCGGGATCTGGACCTCTCGGTCATCCTCCAGCCGCTGGCGGAGGAGGATCTCTGGGACGATTCCCTTCAGGCCCTATCGGACCTTCTTGCTCTTCTGCCTGCGGGAGATCCCCTGGGACTATACATTGCCGGAAGCTCACCCGAACTTCTCCTGACCAGGCCTGCCACGGAGGCTCGTTTCCTCAGGCGTGCCCGGGAGGGATTGCACTCCTGGAAAAGTGATGCCGTCGGGGGAAATCTCGCCCTGGACAGTGCCTTGCGTCTGGCGGCGGTTCCGCTTCTCGAGCGGGGATTGCGTCGCAACATCGTTTTTGTCGGAGACGGTTCGGTTTCAGACACGGCCTTCGACGAGTATGGTCTCCAGGAAGTTGCTACCTTTTTGCGCAACAACGCGATCCGTTTCCACTGTGTTCTCCTGGAGTCCCGGAGCCCCGCTGCGGAGATCCGCTTTCTGGTAGAAGAAACAGGGGGAACACTGCGATACCTGTACGAACCCGAGGGGCTTGCTCCGATGCTCCGTGATTTTCAGCATCATCCCAGCGGCCGTTATTGGCTGACCTACACATCCGAAGCTGACTCCGATTTTGGCAGGGTTTATCTGCCTGTGTCGGCCGAGGCACGACTCTTCGTCCGCAGTGGTCGTGACGAGATGGGCTATTTCCCTCCCTCCGACCGGTGACGTTTCTCCCGTTATGAACTAAATTGTAACGGTATGGGAAAAACAGAATCACCCGACAGGGCAATAGATCAGGCAATCCGGGAGCTGGTCCAGGAACCAAAGCGCTATCGGGTTGTCCTTCATAATGACAACTATACAACCATGGATTTTGTGGTTGAGGTCTTGCGCTGTATCTTCCATAAATCTCCCGTGGAATCCCACGCGATCATGATGAACGTCCATAAGAAAGGGCAGGGTATTGTAGGTATCTATTCCTACGATATAGCCGCCACCAAGGCGGAGCAAACGCGCATCCTGGCAAAGCAGGAAGGGCATCCCCTAAAGTGCACAATCGAGGAGGTCTCCTGAGGAGTTATGGACATTGACCGAGAATTGCAGGCTCTGCTAAGCGCAGCCTATCACGAGGCGAAACACCGTTCTCACGAGTATCTTACATCGGAGCATCTGCTCTATGCAGCGCTCTTTTTTGATTATTCCCGGAAGATTCTCCTCCAGAGTGACGCTCACCTGGAGGAGATGCAGGAATTACTGGAGATATATTTCCGCGAAGAGATGTCCACCGTTGGAGAAGGGCAGGATCCGCAACAATCCCTGGGATTCCAGCGGGTGATCGAGCGGGCTGTTTTTCACACCGAAGCTGCAGGAAAAGACATGGTCGATCTGGGCGATCTCCTGGTTTCGCTCTACGATGAGGAGCAATCCCACAGCAGTTTTGCCCTGCGCCGGGCCGGGGTGCATCGCCTGGCTCTGCTTGAGGTGATCAGCCATGGCGCCCCCCCGGACGATGAAGATGACGAGGAGGATCCGGTTCATTCGCGAGAAGAAGAGCCTGAAGAAACTCCTTTCACCCAGGCAGAAACCCCTCGCCGAAAGAAACAGAAACGGGCTCTTGAACAGTACGCTCTGGAGCTGGTGGAAGAGGCCCGCCAGGGACGTCTGGAGCCGTTGATCGGGCGGGACGAGGTGCTTGACCGGTCGGTTCAGGTTCTCTGCCGGCGAATGAAGAACAACCCCCTTCTGATCGGCGAACCCGGTGTAGGAAAAACGGCCCTCGCCCACGGTCTGGCCTGGCGGATCGCCGATGGTCAGGTTCCGGATCTTCTCAAGGATTACCGTCTCTTTGCCCTCGATCTTGGGGCTCTGATCGCGGGAACCCGCTATCGTGGTGATTTTGAAGAGAGAATGAAGGCTGTTATCAAGGAGCTGGAAAAAGAAACCCGAGCTATTCTCTTTATCGATGAGATCCATACCATCGTGGGGGCCGGAGCGGTCTCCGGAGGCGCCATGGACGCAGGGAATATGCTCAAGCCCCCTCTCTCGACGGGGGCATTCCGGTGCATTGGTTCCACAACGTTCAGCGAGTACAAGCAGTTCTTCGAGCGTGATCGCGCCCTGGCCCGCCGGTTCCAGCGGATAGATCTGGAAGAACCATCTCACCCGGAGACGGTGGCGATCCTCCAGGGGCTCCAGAGCCGCTACGAGGAACACCACCAGGTGCGCTACACTCCTGAGGCGATCGAGGCGGCGGTGCGCCTGGCTGCACAGTATATCAACGAGCGGTTCCTCCCGGACAAGGCTATTGATGTTCTCGATGAGGCGGGGGCCTTCCTGCGGATGCAACGTTTCAGGGAAGACCAGACACCAGCCGCCCAGGTGGATGAGGAAGTGATCG
Protein-coding regions in this window:
- a CDS encoding ATP-dependent Clp protease adaptor ClpS, with product MGKTESPDRAIDQAIRELVQEPKRYRVVLHNDNYTTMDFVVEVLRCIFHKSPVESHAIMMNVHKKGQGIVGIYSYDIAATKAEQTRILAKQEGHPLKCTIEEVS
- the clpA gene encoding ATP-dependent Clp protease ATP-binding subunit ClpA, giving the protein MDIDRELQALLSAAYHEAKHRSHEYLTSEHLLYAALFFDYSRKILLQSDAHLEEMQELLEIYFREEMSTVGEGQDPQQSLGFQRVIERAVFHTEAAGKDMVDLGDLLVSLYDEEQSHSSFALRRAGVHRLALLEVISHGAPPDDEDDEEDPVHSREEEPEETPFTQAETPRRKKQKRALEQYALELVEEARQGRLEPLIGRDEVLDRSVQVLCRRMKNNPLLIGEPGVGKTALAHGLAWRIADGQVPDLLKDYRLFALDLGALIAGTRYRGDFEERMKAVIKELEKETRAILFIDEIHTIVGAGAVSGGAMDAGNMLKPPLSTGAFRCIGSTTFSEYKQFFERDRALARRFQRIDLEEPSHPETVAILQGLQSRYEEHHQVRYTPEAIEAAVRLAAQYINERFLPDKAIDVLDEAGAFLRMQRFREDQTPAAQVDEEVIEKVVSSMARIPVRSVSGDERQQLQDLASRLLEQIFGQDQAVDSVVSAVKRSRAGFRSSDKPVATFLFVGPTGVGKTELARQLADQLGIVLHRFDMSEYQEKHAVSRLIGSPPGYVGFEEGGLLTDAIRKTPHAVVLLDEIEKAHQDIFNVLLQVMDYATLTDNAGKKADFRNVILIMTSNAGAREIGRPLIGFGERSITASAVKEAVDQTFSPEFRNRLDQVILFSRLDKVLVEEIVRKELRLFAAQLQERQVTLTVDDEAVAWLAGQGYSEEFGARNISRIVEAQVKEPFVDQVLFGTLSQGGEARVGLGQDCIEIDFSGFSLLPGGDSPEEELHGVP